In Candidatus Methylomirabilis tolerans, a single window of DNA contains:
- a CDS encoding homoserine dehydrogenase, which translates to MKSVQIGILGFGTVGSGVVKLIQGNGALLEQRLGGKVVIRRIADTDIHRQRNVDVDPTILTTDATAVLEDPAIDIIVELVGGCDVALRFCREALNRNKHLVTANKALLATHGLELYRTAATRRVSIGFEASVCGGIPLIRAMKEGLVADRVRSIIGIVNGTCNYILTTMTDSRRPFAEVLAEAQAHGYAEANPSLDVDGIDAAHKLQILATLAFGAYVPFDRIHVEGIRQIDASDIEYARELGYRIKLLAIAKQLNGELEARVHPALIPEDDLLAAVGGVHNAVYVVGDAVGSLMFYGRGAGQMPTASAVVSDIAEIARGLLHDPIARGVPPPPISDAEAEVKDMTAVRSCYYLRIMAVDKPGVLSRVTGILGSNNISIVSVIQKGREEQSAVPIVMMTHEAVEGDMQRSLLAINQLDVVSGQTVCLRVEGAAD; encoded by the coding sequence ATGAAATCGGTACAGATCGGCATCTTGGGGTTCGGGACAGTGGGATCCGGGGTCGTGAAGCTGATCCAGGGAAACGGCGCCCTTCTGGAACAGCGGCTGGGCGGAAAGGTGGTAATCCGTCGGATCGCTGATACCGATATCCACCGGCAGAGAAACGTTGATGTGGACCCGACCATATTGACCACCGATGCGACGGCTGTGCTGGAGGATCCCGCGATCGACATTATCGTCGAGCTGGTCGGGGGCTGTGATGTCGCGCTCAGGTTTTGTCGGGAGGCGCTCAACCGGAACAAGCATCTGGTCACAGCCAACAAGGCGCTCCTGGCCACTCACGGGCTCGAACTCTATCGGACCGCTGCGACGCGTCGCGTGTCGATCGGGTTTGAGGCCAGCGTCTGCGGCGGCATTCCTCTGATCCGGGCGATGAAAGAGGGGCTGGTGGCCGATCGGGTCCGCTCGATCATCGGCATTGTGAACGGTACCTGTAATTACATCCTCACGACGATGACGGACAGTAGGCGGCCGTTCGCTGAGGTATTGGCCGAGGCCCAAGCCCATGGCTATGCCGAGGCCAATCCCTCGCTTGACGTAGACGGGATCGACGCCGCCCATAAACTCCAGATTCTGGCGACGCTGGCGTTCGGAGCCTATGTCCCATTCGACCGGATCCACGTCGAGGGGATCAGGCAGATCGATGCCTCCGACATCGAATACGCCCGCGAGCTGGGGTACCGGATTAAGCTCCTGGCGATTGCCAAGCAGCTTAATGGCGAGTTGGAGGCCAGAGTGCATCCGGCACTCATTCCGGAAGATGACCTGCTGGCCGCGGTCGGCGGCGTCCACAACGCTGTCTACGTTGTCGGTGACGCGGTGGGCTCCCTGATGTTCTACGGGCGAGGGGCTGGCCAGATGCCGACCGCCTCGGCGGTCGTCAGCGACATTGCGGAGATCGCCAGGGGCCTGCTGCACGATCCAATCGCGAGGGGCGTTCCGCCTCCACCGATCTCCGATGCGGAGGCCGAGGTCAAGGACATGACAGCCGTTCGCTCCTGCTACTACCTCAGGATCATGGCGGTCGATAAACCAGGGGTTCTTTCGAGGGTCACCGGGATCCTGGGCAGCAACAACATCAGTATCGTTTCCGTCATCCAGAAGGGACGCGAGGAGCAGAGCGCCGTGCCGATCGTCATGATGACTCACGAGGCGGTGGAGGGCGATATGCAACGGTCGCTTCTGGCCATCAACCAACTCGATGTGGTGAGCGGGCAGACCGTGTGTCTCAGGGTCGAGGGGGCCGCCGATTGA